TCCTTGAACCACACCGAACCGCCGCCGCCGTTCCAACAGCCGAAGTAGACGTTCACCGCGTGATTGTCGAGCGAATTGAAAACGGTCCAATGCGTCGTCCAATCTTGCGTCGGCTTGACGCCAAGGTCGTTGTAATTCAGGTCCCGATCGTTGGCCAAAACCTTGATTTCCGGCGTGCCTTGAAAATCCTTGGTCTTGATCTGAACCGAAATGCGATATTGCCGGAACGGTGACACCTTCAGCGACTGCACGACCCGGCCGACTCGGCCTTTGAGCTCTTTCATGCGCGCCGCTCCGTCGTCTTCGGTGACCAAGTTGTCTTTCCAACTCCAACGCTTCAGATCGGATAGATTGCCCTGCGGAAAAGCAACCGGCGGATCGGCGACCACTCGCGCCTCGCCATTGTGGACCACGAACAATTGATCGCGCACCGGCAAACCCTCGGCCAGATTCGGATCGTGAAACAACAACGCGTTCGACCAGCCGATCGGAAACACCGCGGGCACCAGTTCCAAATGCAATTCGCCGGCGATCCGCTTCACACGGTCGACGTTTCGGAAATACTCGCGCGGCATGCGGTCCAAATTCGAAAACTTGCTGTCGCCGATGAGCACATGCGAGAAGCCGGCCTTGGCGGCACGGCGAAAGATGGTTTCCAATCGATCCACATTTTCGTTCACAAGCAAATTGGTCGGATAGTAGAGCCACAGTTGCTTCTGGCTGGCATGATCTTCGGCGAAGGCCCGCTTCGAGCCGATCGCCAACAATGCAAACAAGAAGATCGCGGCATGGACTTTTGCAAACCGCGTGAGCGCGGAACGATTGGGCATGGGAAACCTACGAGGGAGGGCTGGGCTGGGCATGGCGAAGGGGCGGACTATTCCACCAATGAAACATGCCGCCAGACCGAAGTCAACTGTAGCAGGCACACTCCGTGTGCCGTCTGCGTCCCGCGGTGCGTTGCCCGCCGAGCAGCGCCGACGGCACACGGAGTGTGCCTGCTACGTTAACGGCCAAGTCCGCGGCGCTGATATGCAAACGTCGCGATACGGCCACGGTGCTACCCGGCCCTGGCGAAGCCGGTGGCACCCGTTACGTAGCAGGCACACTCCGTGTGCCGTCTGCGTCCCGTGGTGCGCTGCCCGCCGAGCAGCGCCGACGGCACACGGAGTGTGCCTGCTACTTTGCCGCGTTCGCTTAATAGCGGATCACGCGGCGCATCAGCCAAGCGCCGGAGAACGCGAGAATGACATTGCCCATCCACACCGACCAGCCGGGCAGCGAGCCCCGTTTGGCCTGGTCGACGCCGAAGATCAAGAGCGGATAGTAGACGACCAGGATCGGGCAAAAACAGGCGAAAAAGCTGGTGAGAAAATCGCTGTTGCGCATGCGAATCGCCATCGGTGCGCCGATCAGCACGAAGAACAGGCAACTGAATCCGTTGGCCCAACGCCGCGAAGGTTCCATCAGCAGCCGGAACAACCGCGATTGTTCGTTCGTCATGTGCATCTGGTCGTCGGCCCAGCTTCGGCCGGTGAGTTGGCCGAAGTCGCCCGCGATCATTTCGCCCCCCGCATCGAGCGCCATTCGCGCGGCGTAGGCTTCGTTTTGCTGCTGCTGAATCTCGATTTCCTTGGAGATTCGATTGAGCGGCACGTCGGCTGGGCTTAAGCGTCCGCCGCGTTTGCTGGCCTCGTCGAGCGGCACGACGCGCTCGATGGCTTTGTCGGGAAAGAAGAAGCGGATTCCGCCGGCGTCGATCGTGCCGTTGTAGCAGACGAGCGTCAGTGTGTTGGCGACGAGATCGCTTTTCAACTCGGCCCATTCGCAGTTGATGGTGGCGGGCGAGCTGTCGTCGTTGGCCGCAAAGGTGAATGTCGGCTCGACAAGTTTCCGCCCATCGACGGCCTTGACGTTGATCGAAAACATCCGCGAGCTATAGGACCGTTGCTGTGCCAATCGCGAGTAGACGATTTCTTCGACCGACGCGATCACGACCCGCTTGGCCCCTTCGCGTCCCCAGCCCGACGCAACGTCGTTTAGCCAAACGGCGACGAGGCTCAGGAAAAACGCGAAGACGAACGTCGGCCACAAAATCGTCCAAGGCGAAATGCCTTGCGCCTTCACGGCCACGACTTCGTTTGTCGATGCCATCCGGCCGTAAACGCTGCAGGTCGCGAAGAGCACCGTGCCGGGCACGGCGAACCGCAAGGAATCGGGCAGGATGTAGGGGATCAACAGCAGAATCTGCTTCAGGCCCAACCCCTGCGAGTAAGCTTCCCGCACGACCCCCACCAGCACCATGAACAGGGTCATTCCCGTCAGAGCGATCAAGAACACCTTGATCAACTCGAACAGAACATAGCGGGTCAGGATGCGCATGGAGAGTTACTAAGAGATGATCGACGATGATTCGAAACTCGAATTAGGCCGCCTTGGCCCTCGGCTCGGCATCCGGCTGCATCGCTTCCGGCTGGCCTTCCGGCTCTTGGTCGGCTCGCATCGTCTGCGCTAGCTGTCCGCTCCACCCCGAGGCCGCCATTTGCTCCGCCATGATCAACGCTGCCAAGGGAAACGCATGCAGCAGCAGCCGCGAAAACGATGTCCGCAATTCGTATTCAAGATGCAGCGGCGTAATTACGAGCGCAAATATCGACGCGCCAATCCCGGCCAGCGCAGTCAGTCGCCAGAACCAAACGCTGGCCGGCAATCGGCTGCGGCGCAGCAACACCAGCGAGCCGATGACGCAAGGCCACATCAAATTCCAAGTTCTCGTTCGCACGAGTTCCACCGCCGCGTAGCGAAATACGACCGCCGGCCGGTCCGCCAATTGCATTATCCAACGCCAATCCAGGGCCGCCCAATACGACGGATAGTACGGCGAATCCGGCACTTGCCGCGAAATGCGATCGCGGACGACCGCAACCACAACCAAAGTGACCATGCCGGCAACGGCCGTCGCCAATCGGCGTCCGCTCGGCCAAGACGGTCGCAAGAGCCACGTGCCCGCCAGGCCCGCCGCGCAGGCTGCGGTCCAGAGCATGCCTTCGGATTTCGTCGCCGCGGCCGCTCCCAAGAGCAGCGCCGCGCAAAGGGCCGGCTGCCAGCCGGGCCGGCGAATCCACCGCGAAAGCTCGAGCACTCCGCCAAGAATCAGCGCGGCCAGCGGCAAGTCGGCCGAGCCGGAGAGTGCCGCCCCCTCGAAGCATTCCAAAAAAAGGGGCGTCGACAATAGCAGCAGCGCCGCCATCGCGGCAAAACCCCGGGTGCCGAAGCGCCGCAGTTCGCCGGCATAAAGCGACGCAAGCGCGAGCGGAAAAAGCAAAAACAACAGCTTCAGCCCCGGCGCGACGTAGCTCCCGTGTGTCCAATAAATCTGGGCTTCCACCAGCGGCAGCAGCAGCGGATAGGCCGGATTGAAATGGACGCGATGAATATCCTGAAAATCCTCGCCGCGGATCGTGCCCGTGTCGTAGAGCACACGGGCCTTGAGGGCATAGATCGTCCGGGCGTCGTACCCGGTGAGATCCGTGCGGCAGCAATACACGAAAGCGGCCGCAATGCTTACCAGAGCCAATAGCCGGCCCAGCATCGGCAAGTCGCTTAACCAATCGAACCACGCGCCCTTGCCAAGCAGCCCGCTGCGCCACCAACCGACAATCGTCCAACCCACCGCGGCCATGCCCACCATGCCGACCACCGCGAAGCTCCGATGCGTAATCCGCCCATCGATGGCCAGCGGAATTTGCAGCACCAATCCGACCGCTGCCGAGCCCAGCAAAAAGGCCCAGCCGAAACCGGGCCGCGCCGCCCGCGCCTCGCTCGATTCACCGGCGCGCAGCAAGCGCGCCAACTGATAGCCGATGCCGCTGATCGAAGCGAGGCACAGAATTGCGCTAGCGACTCCACCGAGCAATGCGATCATGGCGCACGCTCCACGCGACATTGCAACAGGTTGTGTTCATCGAAGGTCGCCACGTAGTTGATCCCGTGCTCGCGGATGAATGCGGCAGCGTCGACCTCCTTATGCGGCAGGAATTGATGCCAATACGGCTCGTGCGGATCGGGCTGAAGATCTTTCAATTGCGGCTGCACGTGCCACGATTCGGCGAGCGCGGTCATCTCTTGCGGCAAGATAAACACCCGCCGCGGATACACCTCATACGCCAGGCGCATCAGCGGCGTCGCTCCGTGAAACAGGATCCGCGCATCGGGCGGGGTCTTCGCGCACACTTCGCGGCAAAAATGCTCCAGCAGCGACAATTCCGCTCCAGGCGGCCCGAATGTCGCAAGCCGAATCGTATTTGCCTGCGCCGTGCGCTCGTATTCCAAAGTGGATGGATAGCTCTGCCAGACACGCAGTGCAAACACAGACTGTACGATCACCAACACCAACATCGCCCGTTGTCGCCAACCCCACGTATTCCATAAATCGACAACCGCGAAATAACATCGGCTGGTTTGCCCGCCAAAGGCGCCGCTGGCCGACCCAAGCCGATCGGCTCGAACTTTCAGCCATCGGCCGAAACCATCGTAGGTCGACCGCCACATTCCATAGCCGATCAACATGCCAAGCATCGGATTGCGAACGCCGCGAAACGAAATTGCAATCGGCCCGATCTGAAACCGATGCGGCGCAAATGTCGCCACGATCACGCCCACCGCGCCGAGCAGAATCATCGCAAAGCCGATGCGGTTGATCCACCATCGGGCGGCCGGGCTAAGAGCGGTTGTGGTCATGACGATGAGTGTGTGAGAGCCAGTCGCTGATTCGGCCGTGCTACGGCTTACGCGGCCCGCAGCACCCGCTCCGTGTGCAAGTGATCGACGACGTAGTCGATCTGCCGATCTGTCAATTCCGGATAGATCGGCAGGCTCAAACATTCGTCGGCCCAACGCTCCGCTTCGCGCAGCGATCGGCCGCTGGGCTGCAAATGCCGATAGGCCTTCAGCCGATGCACCGGAAACGGATAATGGATGCCCGCCCCGATCCCGCCGGCTTCGAATGCTTGCAGCTTGGCCGCGCGATCGGCGACGCGGATGACGTACAAGTGCCAGGCGTCGCTGCAACCGGCGGCGGCCTCGGGCGGCAGAACCACATCGCCCCGCCGCGCAAGCCGCTGGCCATAGGCGGCCGCATGCGAGCGCCGCCGGGCATTCCATTCCGCGAGCCGCAGTAGTTTCACTTCCAGCACGGCGGCTTGCACCGAGTCGAGCCGGCTGTTGAAGGCCACCTCTTCGTGATGGTATTTCTTTCGCGAACCCCAATTGCGCATCAGGCGCAGCCGATCCGCCAATTCGGCATTCGGCGTGGTGATGGCGCCGCCATCGCCGTAGGCGCCGAGATTTTTTCCAGGATAAAAGCTGAACGCGGCGGCATGCCCGAGCGATCCGGCCGGCCGGCCGTGATAGGTCGCGCCATGTGCCTGGCAGGCGTCTTCGATTACCAGCAGATGGTGGTCTGCCGCGATTTCATGAATCCGATCCATCTCGGCGCAGCGGCCGTAGAGATGCACGGGCAGAATGGCGCGCGTGTGGGGCGTGATGGCCGCCTCGATTTTTTCGGGATCGATCAGGCCGTCTTCGCGGCGAACGTCCACGAGCACCGGCTGCCCGCCGGCGAGGCTCACGCCCAGGGCCGTGGCGACGAACGTGAAGGCCGGCAGGATCACCTCATCGCCCGGCCGCAGATCGATCGCGCGAAAGATCAATTGCAACGCGTCGGTGCCGCTGGCCACGCCGACGCAATGCTCGACGCCGCAAAACGCCGCAAAGCTGGTTTCGAACCGCGCCACGGGCGGCCCGAGAATAAAACACGTTTCATCCAGCACGCTCTGCAGCGCCGCATTGACCTCGACGCGAATCGATTGATACTGGGCTTTGAGATCGACTAGGGGGATGTTCATGTTAGCTGCTTTCATCGTGACAAAATCTGTTGAGCTAGCGGCATGTGCTTAACGCTACCGGTGCTTTTCCGTAGCCCAGGCTTTTGAAGCCCTCGGGCGTCGATCCCCAATCATCGTGCCCTTCAGCCCCGTTTCCGGGGCTTACTGACTGCGGCTTTAGCCATTTCGCAGTGCGCGACTGTCCGACGGTCCTTCCGGGCTAAAGCCGCCGATCGGTGTGTCCGCTGAAG
This genomic stretch from Pirellulales bacterium harbors:
- a CDS encoding LptF/LptG family permease, with product MRILTRYVLFELIKVFLIALTGMTLFMVLVGVVREAYSQGLGLKQILLLIPYILPDSLRFAVPGTVLFATCSVYGRMASTNEVVAVKAQGISPWTILWPTFVFAFFLSLVAVWLNDVASGWGREGAKRVVIASVEEIVYSRLAQQRSYSSRMFSINVKAVDGRKLVEPTFTFAANDDSSPATINCEWAELKSDLVANTLTLVCYNGTIDAGGIRFFFPDKAIERVVPLDEASKRGGRLSPADVPLNRISKEIEIQQQQNEAYAARMALDAGGEMIAGDFGQLTGRSWADDQMHMTNEQSRLFRLLMEPSRRWANGFSCLFFVLIGAPMAIRMRNSDFLTSFFACFCPILVVYYPLLIFGVDQAKRGSLPGWSVWMGNVILAFSGAWLMRRVIRY
- a CDS encoding DegT/DnrJ/EryC1/StrS family aminotransferase, whose product is MNIPLVDLKAQYQSIRVEVNAALQSVLDETCFILGPPVARFETSFAAFCGVEHCVGVASGTDALQLIFRAIDLRPGDEVILPAFTFVATALGVSLAGGQPVLVDVRREDGLIDPEKIEAAITPHTRAILPVHLYGRCAEMDRIHEIAADHHLLVIEDACQAHGATYHGRPAGSLGHAAAFSFYPGKNLGAYGDGGAITTPNAELADRLRLMRNWGSRKKYHHEEVAFNSRLDSVQAAVLEVKLLRLAEWNARRRSHAAAYGQRLARRGDVVLPPEAAAGCSDAWHLYVIRVADRAAKLQAFEAGGIGAGIHYPFPVHRLKAYRHLQPSGRSLREAERWADECLSLPIYPELTDRQIDYVVDHLHTERVLRAA